Proteins found in one Candidatus Eisenbacteria bacterium genomic segment:
- the cdaA gene encoding diadenylate cyclase CdaA: MIDIKPQFLLDVLDILIVAFLFYRLFAMIKGTRAAQMFVGLVFIVIASIVAQWFRLNALNWIIGSLKTVWVILFVILFQPELRALLTHIGQNRLLRALIRVGEGGVLKEILGSVEDMSRDRRGALIVVERDMGLRDYIETGTKLEATVTKELLETIFTPHSPLHDGAVIVRGDQIAAAGCILPLSQAGGLSPILGTRHRAALGLAEETDACVFVVSEETGAISIAYKGELKWNLDEGQLRSELAAIFNPRPDEGQEEPEEEVAQEA, from the coding sequence GTGATCGACATCAAGCCCCAGTTCCTCCTGGACGTGCTCGACATCCTGATCGTCGCGTTCCTGTTCTACCGCCTGTTCGCGATGATCAAGGGAACGCGGGCCGCGCAGATGTTCGTCGGGCTCGTGTTCATCGTGATCGCGTCGATCGTGGCGCAGTGGTTCCGGCTGAACGCCTTGAACTGGATCATCGGGAGCCTGAAGACGGTCTGGGTGATCCTGTTCGTGATCCTGTTCCAGCCCGAGCTGCGCGCGTTGCTGACCCACATCGGGCAGAATCGTCTGCTGCGGGCCCTCATTCGCGTGGGCGAGGGCGGCGTGCTGAAGGAGATCCTGGGATCGGTCGAGGACATGAGCCGCGACCGCCGCGGCGCCCTGATCGTCGTCGAGCGCGACATGGGGCTCCGGGACTACATCGAGACCGGCACCAAGCTCGAGGCGACCGTCACGAAGGAACTCTTGGAGACGATCTTCACCCCGCACTCCCCCCTGCACGACGGCGCCGTGATCGTGCGCGGCGATCAGATCGCCGCGGCCGGCTGCATCCTGCCGCTGAGTCAGGCGGGCGGGTTGTCGCCGATTCTCGGCACGCGCCACCGCGCCGCGCTCGGTCTGGCCGAGGAGACCGACGCCTGCGTCTTCGTGGTCTCCGAGGAGACCGGCGCCATCTCGATCGCCTACAAGGGCGAGCTGAAGTGGAACCTCGACGAGGGCCAGCTGCGCAGCGAGCTCGCCGCGATCTTCAATCCGAGGCCGGACGAGGGGCAGGAAGAGCCCGAAGAAGAGGTCGCGCAGGAAGCCTGA
- the folP gene encoding dihydropteroate synthase translates to MLATPYPAGPLHFRHRLGSWDLAEGPRVVGILNVTPDSFSDGGKYLSPEDALAKAFAMAEEGADAIDVGGQSTRPRGPASLGAGAEWDRIAPVIQLLAARLPEMPVSVDTYWGEVARRALGEGAAMVNDVSGLGVDPAIADAVAASEAGLVLMHSVGAPDRFHDRREYADVTAEVRDFLSARLEQAVAAGVPRDRIALDPGVGFSKRAEQSVEALRGLPLLTALGRPLYIGVSRKSFLGALTGESVDRRMAAGLGATVAAFALGGRIFRTHDVRETRDTLRAARAILDDTVDPASLMAPEEVSRESRARAPMADQPVPERRS, encoded by the coding sequence TTGCTGGCGACGCCGTACCCGGCCGGGCCTCTTCATTTCCGCCACCGGCTCGGCTCATGGGACCTGGCCGAGGGCCCCCGGGTCGTCGGCATCCTCAACGTCACTCCCGATTCGTTTTCCGACGGCGGGAAGTATCTCTCCCCCGAGGACGCGCTCGCGAAGGCGTTCGCGATGGCCGAGGAGGGCGCGGACGCGATCGACGTGGGAGGGCAGAGCACGCGGCCGCGCGGCCCCGCTTCCCTGGGCGCCGGCGCGGAATGGGATCGGATCGCGCCGGTTATTCAGCTCCTGGCGGCCCGCCTCCCCGAGATGCCCGTGTCCGTCGACACCTACTGGGGCGAGGTCGCCCGGCGCGCGCTGGGCGAGGGCGCGGCCATGGTGAACGACGTGAGCGGGTTGGGCGTCGATCCAGCGATCGCGGATGCGGTCGCCGCGTCGGAGGCCGGCCTCGTCCTGATGCACTCGGTCGGAGCCCCGGACCGGTTCCACGACCGGCGCGAGTACGCGGACGTGACGGCCGAGGTGCGCGACTTCCTCTCGGCGCGGCTGGAGCAGGCGGTCGCGGCGGGCGTCCCGCGGGATCGGATCGCGCTGGATCCCGGCGTCGGCTTCTCCAAGCGCGCCGAGCAGAGCGTGGAGGCGCTTCGTGGGCTTCCGCTCTTGACCGCTCTGGGCCGGCCCCTGTACATCGGAGTATCCCGGAAATCGTTCCTCGGAGCGCTCACCGGCGAGTCCGTGGACCGTCGGATGGCCGCCGGACTCGGCGCCACCGTGGCCGCGTTCGCGCTCGGCGGAAGGATCTTCCGGACCCATGACGTGCGGGAGACCCGGGACACCCTCCGCGCCGCCCGCGCCATCCTGGACGACACCGTGGACCCCGCTTCCCTGATGGCGCCCGAGGAGGTCTCGCGCGAATCGCGGGCGCGGGCACCGATGGCGGACCAGCCCGTGCCGGAGCGACGCTCGTGA
- the tilS gene encoding tRNA lysidine(34) synthetase TilS, translating into MTRKTPSRTPNPRDARLERFASRALESDRLLPPSLPLLVAVSGGPDSVALLHFLAGYRERTGEPAGGVIAAHVNHGLRGAESEEDATFVRERAATWGLPYLEETVVLAPGSSEEVCRRARYGALRAMAARSGADRIATAHTADDQAETVLLRLARGAGLRGLSGMPVSGRVQGVRVVRPFLEVTREQVLEYVGRHGLPFRTDSTNLSSRAARNFVRREIVPRMRERVNPRVREAILRAAGAIREANAFLDAEARRALPDVTCGRGPGEIRLDARALLRYPKTLRTYLLRLAVQEVAGTSRDLATTHIESLHSLVRSGSGKSLDLPGGIRVRKERDRIVLTHERPEPRTHERPEPTPENRHPMLESGTTSADLGHEVSAS; encoded by the coding sequence ATGACGCGGAAGACCCCAAGCCGCACCCCGAACCCACGTGACGCGAGGCTCGAGCGCTTCGCGTCCCGCGCGCTGGAGTCGGATCGCCTCCTGCCTCCCTCGCTGCCGCTCCTCGTCGCCGTATCGGGCGGACCGGACTCGGTGGCGTTGCTCCACTTCCTCGCCGGGTACCGGGAGCGCACCGGCGAGCCGGCCGGCGGCGTGATCGCGGCCCACGTGAACCACGGTCTCCGAGGCGCGGAGTCCGAGGAGGACGCGACCTTCGTTCGGGAGCGGGCCGCGACATGGGGCCTCCCGTATCTCGAGGAGACCGTCGTTCTCGCGCCGGGGTCGTCCGAGGAGGTCTGCAGGCGCGCCCGCTACGGCGCGCTCCGCGCCATGGCCGCCCGCTCCGGGGCCGATCGGATCGCGACCGCCCACACGGCGGACGACCAGGCCGAGACCGTGCTGCTCCGGCTCGCGCGCGGGGCGGGACTTCGCGGGCTCTCCGGCATGCCGGTGAGCGGCCGGGTACAGGGAGTGAGGGTGGTGCGGCCCTTCCTCGAGGTCACGAGGGAGCAGGTCCTCGAGTACGTGGGGCGCCACGGGCTTCCGTTCCGCACCGACTCGACCAACCTGAGCTCGCGCGCGGCCCGGAACTTCGTCCGGCGGGAGATCGTTCCACGGATGCGGGAGCGCGTGAATCCCCGGGTCCGTGAGGCCATCCTCCGGGCGGCGGGCGCGATCCGCGAAGCGAACGCCTTCCTCGACGCGGAGGCGAGACGCGCGCTCCCAGACGTGACGTGCGGGAGAGGGCCTGGCGAGATCCGTCTTGATGCCCGGGCCCTCCTCCGGTACCCTAAGACCTTACGTACATACCTGTTGCGCCTCGCGGTCCAGGAGGTCGCGGGGACCTCCCGCGATCTCGCCACGACGCACATCGAATCGCTCCACTCGCTCGTACGGTCCGGCAGCGGCAAGTCCCTGGACCTCCCTGGCGGTATTCGTGTCCGCAAGGAGCGCGACCGGATCGTCCTGACGCACGAGCGTCCCGAACCACGGACGCACGAGCGTCCCGAACCAACCCCGGAGAATCGCCATCCAATGCTGGAGAGCGGAACCACTTCTGCCGATCTAGGCCATGAGGTTTCCGCATCGTGA
- a CDS encoding MarC family protein has protein sequence MLDASQILILLVVTLGPLKILGPFVQQTRDLDGPALRRLTLRVFILSVVSILVAAFLGSALLVKWGISLPALMIAIGVIFFLVAIQMVLAQYGSDRADVPPLPQDSWAAALRLTFPTVLTPYGIAAVIALLAATDDPSRVRMIVALALVVMALNYVFMLFARKIMRGVALLVLQILGSVLGVLQVALSVQILLWALAELGVLAV, from the coding sequence GTGCTCGACGCGAGCCAGATTCTCATCCTGCTGGTCGTGACGCTCGGCCCCCTGAAGATCCTGGGTCCATTCGTCCAGCAGACCCGGGATCTGGATGGGCCGGCACTACGCCGCCTGACGCTTCGCGTCTTCATCCTCTCCGTCGTCTCCATCCTCGTCGCCGCGTTCCTCGGCAGCGCCTTGCTCGTGAAGTGGGGGATCTCGCTTCCGGCCCTCATGATCGCGATCGGGGTCATCTTCTTTCTCGTCGCGATCCAGATGGTGCTCGCGCAGTACGGGAGCGATCGCGCGGACGTGCCTCCGCTGCCCCAGGACTCATGGGCCGCGGCCCTCCGGCTCACCTTTCCCACCGTGCTCACGCCGTACGGGATCGCGGCGGTGATCGCGCTGCTCGCGGCCACGGACGACCCGTCGCGGGTCCGGATGATCGTGGCGCTCGCGCTCGTGGTCATGGCCCTGAACTACGTGTTCATGTTGTTCGCCCGGAAGATCATGCGAGGCGTGGCGCTGCTGGTTCTCCAGATCCTGGGGTCGGTCCTGGGGGTGCTCCAGGTCGCGCTCTCGGTCCAGATCCTCCTCTGGGCCCTGGCGGAGCTGGGGGTTCTCGCGGTCTAG
- a CDS encoding PspC domain-containing protein — MAFGGRKLRRSRNRVIAGVCGGLAEWLGWPASRVRIAYVVVSVLSVAFPGIFTYLILWFLMPGPEANASPSA; from the coding sequence ATGGCATTCGGAGGTCGTAAGCTGCGCCGTTCTCGCAACCGCGTCATCGCCGGCGTTTGTGGGGGCCTCGCCGAGTGGCTCGGGTGGCCCGCGAGCCGGGTGCGCATCGCGTACGTGGTCGTCTCGGTCCTGAGCGTGGCGTTTCCCGGGATCTTCACGTATCTGATCCTCTGGTTCCTGATGCCCGGTCCCGAGGCGAACGCATCCCCATCAGCATAG
- a CDS encoding chemotaxis protein CheW — MEPNPGIATRSRGVLVFSIGGVAFGAHVDDVSGLVEAERLAPLPMQREPMAGIVAFRGEMVPAFDLASYLGMGSVRGPAGARFALVLARGGDRVGVVVPEMPRLVAATELRETESTSVDQELANLIEVIFEARGEQIHCLNYWSIIESIMPRDAVSRAGSADERERRHP; from the coding sequence ATGGAACCCAACCCGGGGATCGCGACGCGGAGCCGCGGCGTGCTGGTCTTCTCGATTGGCGGGGTCGCGTTCGGCGCGCACGTGGATGACGTCTCGGGACTGGTCGAAGCGGAGCGGCTGGCGCCGTTGCCGATGCAGCGGGAGCCGATGGCGGGAATCGTCGCGTTCCGAGGAGAGATGGTTCCCGCGTTCGACCTCGCCTCCTATCTCGGGATGGGTTCCGTGAGGGGTCCGGCGGGAGCCCGGTTCGCGCTGGTGCTGGCGCGCGGTGGGGACCGCGTCGGCGTGGTGGTGCCGGAGATGCCGCGGCTCGTGGCCGCGACGGAGCTTCGCGAGACGGAGAGCACCTCCGTGGATCAGGAGCTGGCGAACCTGATCGAGGTGATCTTCGAGGCGCGAGGCGAACAGATCCACTGCCTCAACTACTGGTCGATCATCGAGTCCATCATGCCCCGGGACGCCGTGTCCCGGGCCGGTTCCGCGGACGAGAGAGAAAGGCGCCATCCATGA
- the guaB gene encoding IMP dehydrogenase translates to MRAFATPGEKLSGYAPEGGSPRVSNEPALTFDDVLLLPGYSEVHPRDVETTTMLTRDIVLNVPILSAAMDTVTESALAIALAQEGGIGIIHKNLPIDQQVEEVDRVKRSESGMIVNPITLPPDVPVARALELMEKFRISGVPITEGKRLVGILTNRDLRFVSGVDLKVRDAMTKDNLVTAPVGTTLEEAERILHQHRIEKLPVVDADYNLRGLITVKDIQKRIRYPRACKDHLGRLRVGAAIGVGPDNIARAEELLRAGVDVVVVDSAHGHSKGVLETTRAVKKRHPNLPLIVGNIATAEATRDLIEAGADGVKVGMGPGSACTTRVVAGVGVPQISAIFECASVASPEGVPIIADGGIKYSGDVVKALAAGANSVMIGNLLAGTEESPGETLLYEGRTYKVYRGMGSLSAMSSGRGDRYFQEGVKDLKKLVAEGIEARVPYKGAVSNVIYQLMGGLRAGMGYCGVTNMDELRTKTKFVRITHAGLRESHPHDLTITKEAPNYEIR, encoded by the coding sequence ATGAGGGCCTTCGCGACACCCGGCGAGAAGCTCTCGGGCTACGCGCCCGAAGGCGGATCGCCGCGCGTCTCGAACGAGCCGGCGCTCACCTTCGACGACGTCCTCCTCCTTCCGGGCTATTCGGAAGTCCATCCCCGGGACGTCGAGACGACCACGATGCTGACCCGCGACATCGTGCTGAACGTCCCCATCCTGAGCGCCGCGATGGACACGGTCACCGAGAGCGCGCTCGCGATCGCCCTCGCCCAGGAAGGCGGGATCGGCATCATCCACAAGAACCTCCCGATCGATCAGCAGGTCGAGGAGGTGGACCGGGTGAAGCGCTCCGAGAGCGGCATGATCGTGAACCCGATCACGCTCCCGCCCGACGTTCCGGTGGCTCGCGCCCTGGAGTTGATGGAGAAGTTCCGCATCTCGGGCGTGCCGATCACGGAGGGGAAGCGGCTCGTCGGGATCCTGACGAATCGTGATCTGCGGTTCGTCTCCGGCGTGGACCTGAAGGTCCGGGACGCGATGACCAAGGACAACCTGGTCACGGCGCCCGTGGGCACGACCCTCGAGGAAGCGGAGCGCATCCTCCACCAGCACCGGATCGAGAAGCTCCCGGTCGTCGACGCGGACTACAACCTGCGCGGCCTCATCACGGTGAAGGACATCCAGAAGCGGATCCGCTACCCGCGCGCGTGCAAGGATCATCTCGGACGTCTGCGCGTCGGCGCGGCCATTGGCGTCGGTCCCGACAACATCGCGCGGGCCGAGGAGCTGTTGCGTGCCGGCGTCGACGTGGTCGTGGTCGACAGCGCGCACGGGCATTCGAAGGGCGTGCTCGAGACGACCCGGGCCGTGAAGAAGCGGCACCCGAATCTGCCGTTGATCGTCGGGAACATCGCGACCGCGGAAGCCACGCGCGACCTGATCGAGGCCGGCGCGGACGGGGTGAAGGTGGGCATGGGCCCGGGCTCCGCGTGCACCACGCGCGTCGTCGCGGGCGTGGGCGTGCCGCAGATCTCCGCGATCTTCGAGTGCGCGTCCGTGGCGTCGCCCGAGGGCGTGCCGATCATCGCGGACGGCGGGATCAAGTACTCCGGCGACGTCGTGAAGGCCCTGGCGGCCGGAGCGAACTCGGTCATGATCGGCAACCTGCTCGCCGGCACCGAGGAGAGCCCGGGCGAGACCCTTCTGTACGAGGGCCGCACGTACAAGGTCTACCGCGGCATGGGATCCCTGAGCGCGATGTCGAGCGGACGCGGCGACCGGTATTTCCAGGAAGGCGTGAAGGATCTCAAGAAGCTCGTCGCGGAAGGGATCGAGGCCCGCGTCCCGTACAAGGGCGCCGTCTCGAACGTGATCTACCAGCTCATGGGCGGCCTGCGCGCCGGCATGGGCTACTGCGGCGTCACGAACATGGACGAGCTGCGCACCAAGACGAAGTTCGTGCGGATCACGCACGCGGGATTGCGTGAAAGCCACCCGCACGACTTGACGATCACCAAGGAAGCTCCCAACTACGAGATTCGCTGA
- the ftsH gene encoding ATP-dependent zinc metalloprotease FtsH, translated as MSSRHERDLSPVMKKQQQNGRTPKRPAPPRPPQRKPTPFGPARPLRTALLWVILVLAVLVFVQVYGEIRAKTHEVPYSEFLAQIDQANIKSATIVEREVIGELKQSTLTHVEGRPVSYIFFKVYLPAEDKDIGRAILAKDPNAIVNSKPAGMNWWGIALSYIPFIALLVLWLVMIRQLQSGGASAMKFGKSRPKVALESAPKVTFKDVAGADEAKQELEEIIEFLRDPKKFQRLGGRIPKGALLLGPPGTGKTLLAKAVAGEAGVPFFSLSGSDFVEMFVGVGASRVRDLFDQGKRNAPCIIFIDEIDAVGRHRGAGLGGGHDEREQTLNQLLVEMDGFESNDGVILIAATNRPDVLDPALLRPGRFDRQIVVDVPDVRGREGILRVHTRNIPVSEDVNLNTIARGTPGMVGADLANLVNEAALLAARRNRKRVGPVDFEDAKDKVMMGTERRSLVISDAEKRSTSYHEAGHALVAWLQPGSDKVHKVTIIPRGRALGLTAFLPQDERHSFSREYWSQILTHLMGGRAAEQIVLNQLTTGASDDIRRATGIARRMVCEWGMSERLGPLTFGSKEEYVFLGREISQHRDYSETTAIAIDEEVRGLVEGAYSRARQLLTDNLDKLHLLALALLEREVLDGEEIEKVLRGEKLEPIARDRDGDRDRPAAAAVAEEEPKREKAPAPRIHPSESPGLA; from the coding sequence TTGAGCTCACGACACGAGCGGGACCTGAGTCCCGTCATGAAGAAGCAGCAGCAGAACGGCCGGACCCCGAAGCGTCCGGCTCCGCCTCGCCCGCCCCAGCGCAAGCCCACGCCGTTCGGGCCGGCCAGGCCGCTCCGCACCGCGCTCCTCTGGGTCATCCTCGTCCTCGCCGTGCTCGTGTTCGTGCAGGTCTACGGCGAGATCCGAGCGAAGACCCACGAGGTCCCCTACTCCGAGTTCCTGGCTCAGATCGACCAGGCGAACATCAAGTCCGCCACGATCGTCGAGCGCGAGGTGATCGGCGAGCTGAAGCAGAGCACCCTCACGCACGTCGAGGGGCGCCCGGTCAGCTACATCTTCTTCAAGGTCTACCTCCCCGCCGAGGACAAGGACATCGGCCGCGCGATCCTCGCGAAGGATCCGAACGCGATCGTGAACTCGAAGCCCGCCGGGATGAACTGGTGGGGCATCGCGCTCTCGTACATCCCGTTCATCGCGCTCCTCGTGCTGTGGCTCGTCATGATCCGCCAGCTCCAGTCCGGCGGCGCGAGCGCCATGAAGTTCGGGAAGAGCCGGCCCAAGGTCGCGCTCGAGTCCGCCCCCAAGGTCACGTTCAAGGATGTCGCCGGCGCGGACGAGGCGAAGCAGGAGCTGGAGGAGATCATCGAGTTCCTGCGCGATCCGAAGAAGTTCCAGCGGCTGGGCGGTCGCATTCCGAAGGGCGCGCTTCTCCTCGGCCCTCCGGGAACGGGCAAGACGCTCCTCGCGAAGGCCGTGGCCGGCGAGGCGGGCGTGCCGTTCTTCTCGCTCTCGGGCTCCGACTTCGTCGAGATGTTCGTCGGCGTCGGCGCGTCACGGGTTCGTGATCTCTTCGACCAGGGAAAGCGAAACGCTCCCTGCATCATCTTCATCGACGAGATCGACGCCGTGGGGCGCCACCGCGGCGCGGGGCTCGGCGGCGGGCACGACGAGCGGGAGCAGACCCTGAACCAGCTTCTCGTCGAGATGGACGGCTTCGAGTCGAACGACGGCGTGATCCTGATCGCCGCCACGAACCGCCCGGACGTGCTCGATCCGGCGCTGCTCCGGCCCGGGCGATTCGACCGGCAGATCGTCGTGGACGTTCCGGACGTGCGCGGGCGCGAGGGAATCCTCCGCGTCCACACGCGGAACATCCCCGTGAGCGAGGACGTGAACCTGAACACGATCGCGCGCGGCACGCCCGGGATGGTGGGCGCCGACCTCGCGAACCTCGTGAACGAGGCGGCGTTGCTGGCGGCGCGGCGAAACCGCAAGCGCGTCGGCCCGGTCGACTTCGAGGACGCGAAGGACAAGGTGATGATGGGGACCGAGCGGCGGAGCCTCGTGATCTCGGACGCCGAGAAGCGAAGCACGTCGTACCACGAGGCGGGGCACGCCCTGGTCGCCTGGCTGCAGCCGGGAAGCGACAAGGTCCACAAGGTGACGATCATCCCGCGCGGACGCGCGCTCGGTTTGACGGCGTTCCTGCCCCAGGACGAGCGGCATTCCTTCTCGCGCGAGTACTGGTCGCAGATCCTGACCCACCTGATGGGCGGGCGCGCGGCCGAGCAGATCGTGCTGAACCAGCTCACGACGGGCGCCTCGGACGACATCCGCCGCGCCACGGGCATCGCGCGGAGGATGGTCTGCGAGTGGGGGATGAGCGAGCGCCTCGGCCCGCTCACGTTCGGGAGCAAGGAAGAGTACGTGTTCCTGGGCCGCGAGATCTCGCAGCACCGGGACTACAGCGAGACGACGGCGATCGCGATCGACGAGGAGGTCCGCGGGCTCGTCGAGGGCGCGTACTCCCGCGCGCGGCAGCTCCTCACGGACAACCTGGACAAGCTCCACCTCCTGGCCCTGGCGCTCCTCGAGCGCGAGGTGCTGGACGGCGAGGAGATCGAGAAGGTCCTCCGCGGCGAGAAGCTCGAGCCGATCGCGAGGGACCGTGACGGCGATCGCGACCGTCCGGCCGCCGCGGCCGTGGCGGAGGAGGAGCCGAAGCGCGAGAAGGCTCCCGCCCCGCGCATCCACCCGAGCGAGAGCCCGGGCCTGGCCTGA